The Candidatus Saccharimonadia bacterium genomic interval ATCTCTGCCGCTCAACCGTATCTTTTATCATCTCGCGGCGCTTTGCGCGCAATTGATCCTGCTGCTCTTTCCGAAGATTGCCCCACATTGCATTGAATTCTGCTTCATCCGCCAGCTCAATCTGTCCCCCCGAAGCAAAAAAGCGCTCAAGCATAGCCCAATGCTTTGCCTGCGCCCGATCAGCCGCTAGCAGCTCGGCCTCTTGTTGTGCCACCGAACCCTGAGCCGACAAAGGCTCTTGACTGGGCTCATCATCTAGGAATGCGGCCTGATCAGCCATATCGGCCAACGCCTGGCGCCACTTAACTCCCTCCTTCGTATATCGAACGTCGCCGATGGGCATAGGTTGACCGGTCTCATATTCGTTCATAACCTTGATCTCCACGACGCTTATGCTAAAGTAAGCATAGTTCATAACAAAATCGAATGAAAGCCAAAACAAAACGGCGCGTCCTGCACGTGCTCACCAAGAAAAAACTCGTTAAACGCAAGACTTCAAAGCACGTCTTGAGGTCGTTTTTGGTATTGCTGGCTACCGTTTCCATGGGCTCGCTGGCCTACGGCATCACACTCAACAAGCCCATAGTCGGCGTGTCCGTGCACACCTCTGCTGCCGGCGGCGTCCAAATTCAAGCCCCTGTCATCGCCGGCCCGCCCACGCCGCAGCCCGTAGGCGGCCCCGCCGCCATGACCGGCCGCGGTTCGTGGTACGCACTCGGCCTCCCCGCCCCGGACAGCCTCACCTGCGCCTCTCGCACCTTCCCGCGCGGCACGTATTTGCTCGTCAAAGACCTCTACAACAACAATACCGTCGTCTGTCGCGTCAACGATTACGGCCCCGAAGCCTGGACCGGCCGCATCATCGACCTCTCGCGCGGCTCTTTCAGCGCCGTCGACAACCTCGGTCGCGGCACCATCCCCGTAGAGCTACGAGTAGCCAGCGGACCTACCGGCGGCCTGTCACCCACCGAAAACGACCTCGTAGCAGTGGTCGGCTA includes:
- a CDS encoding septal ring lytic transglycosylase RlpA family protein, whose translation is MKAKTKRRVLHVLTKKKLVKRKTSKHVLRSFLVLLATVSMGSLAYGITLNKPIVGVSVHTSAAGGVQIQAPVIAGPPTPQPVGGPAAMTGRGSWYALGLPAPDSLTCASRTFPRGTYLLVKDLYNNNTVVCRVNDYGPEAWTGRIIDLSRGSFSAVDNLGRGTIPVELRVASGPTGGLSPTENDLVAVVGYSLCHKSHAGQFCEQHRQD